The genomic region CATCTTCCCCGCTTCGTACACAGCAAACCGCGCGAATTGATCGCCCGCGGCTTTAGCCTTAAAATCACTCCGCTTTTTCCGGGGACGGCGCCGTCCTCGCGCGAGGTCGTCCTTTGCACCGCGAACGCGTGACTACCCTCACATTCGTCGCTTTTCTCGCCGACCTCGTGCTGGCCGGGTTCGCGTTTGTCGCGGCGTATTATCTCAAGATATCGCTGCCCGCGCCGCTGTCGTCCCTCGATCCGCTTTCCGAATACGGCTGGCTGTTCCTCATGTACGTCGTGCTGTTCGTCTTTACCAACTACCTGAACGGATTTTACACCTTCGGGCGAACGCTGACCTCCGGAGAGATCGTCGGATACACCTTCCGCTCCAACGGCATCGCCCTCATCGCCGTGATGGTCGTCTTTTTCGTATTCAAGGTGCAGACGGTTTCCCGCCTTTTCGTCGTCCTTTTCGCCGCCGTCAATGTCGCGCTGGCGATGCTGTCGAAGCTCGCGATCCGCCGCATCACCGGAAATCTGCAGCGCCGCGGCTACAACGTCATCAACGCGCTTCTCATCGGCTCGGGCGAACAGGCCGAGGAGTTTCTTCAGAACCTGCTGCGTCACCCGGAGCTCGGTTATCGCGTGATCGGCGCGGTCGATGTCGATCGCGCGCGCATCGGGCACAAGGTCCAGGGCGTGCCGGTCATCGGGCACATCGACCAGCTCCACGATATCCTGGTTCGCGAGCAGATCGACGAGGTCTTTTGCGCCGTGCCCGCGCCGCAAATCGGCGACCTGCCGAATCTCATCTGGGTTTGTGAGGAGATCGGCATCCGTTTTTCGATCGTCGCCGATTTCATCCGCACGTCCATCGCCAAAAGCAGCGTGCGCTATGTGCTGGACGTTCCGTTGTTGACGTTTTCGACGACGCCGTCGGCGGTGTGGCAACTGTTCATCAAGTCCATGATCGACCGCATGGCCGCCGGCATGGCGCTTCTTTTGCTGTCGCCCCTGTTCGCCGCGATCGCGATCGCGATCAAGCTGACGACCGGCGGGGCGGTCTTCTTCACGCAAAAGCGCTGCGGCCTGAACGGCCGCGTCTTCACGATGTTCAAGTTCCGCACGATGGTCGAAAACGCGGAACAGCTTCAGGAAGAGCTTCGCCGCTACAACGAGATGGACGGCCCCGTGTTCAAGATGAAACGCGATCCGCGCGTGACGGTCGTGGGCCGTTTCCTGCGCCGATTTTCGCTCGACGAACTGCCTCAGCTCTACAACGTTTTGCGCGGCGAGATGAGCCTTGTCGGCCCGCGCCCGCCGATCCCCGAGGAGGTGACGCGCTACGAGCGCTGGCAGCGCCGCCGCCTGTCGATGCGCCCCGGGCTCACCTGCTTCTGGCAGATATCCGGCCGCAACGAAATCGACTTTCAGGAGTGGATGCGGCTTGATCTGAAATACATCGACAACTGGTCGCTGAAGCTCGATTTCCAGATCATCGGCAAGACGATCCCGGTCGTCATCACCGGCCGCGGCGCAAGCTAAGCGCGGTCAACTCGCCGCTCGCGAAGCCGGCGGCGCCGCCGTCGGCGCGGTTTGCGCCGGGGCGCGCGTGCCGGTCAACACGCGGAAAAACGCGTCGCGGATGCGCAGGTAATCG from bacterium harbors:
- a CDS encoding sugar transferase: MTTLTFVAFLADLVLAGFAFVAAYYLKISLPAPLSSLDPLSEYGWLFLMYVVLFVFTNYLNGFYTFGRTLTSGEIVGYTFRSNGIALIAVMVVFFVFKVQTVSRLFVVLFAAVNVALAMLSKLAIRRITGNLQRRGYNVINALLIGSGEQAEEFLQNLLRHPELGYRVIGAVDVDRARIGHKVQGVPVIGHIDQLHDILVREQIDEVFCAVPAPQIGDLPNLIWVCEEIGIRFSIVADFIRTSIAKSSVRYVLDVPLLTFSTTPSAVWQLFIKSMIDRMAAGMALLLLSPLFAAIAIAIKLTTGGAVFFTQKRCGLNGRVFTMFKFRTMVENAEQLQEELRRYNEMDGPVFKMKRDPRVTVVGRFLRRFSLDELPQLYNVLRGEMSLVGPRPPIPEEVTRYERWQRRRLSMRPGLTCFWQISGRNEIDFQEWMRLDLKYIDNWSLKLDFQIIGKTIPVVITGRGAS